A genomic segment from Lignipirellula cremea encodes:
- a CDS encoding FecR domain-containing protein yields the protein MNDKPNQLDRLQQLADIAWRGELSRAEARELEDLLTDDPEAQECFVDYFQLDAELRMIVNSQQSLKTVRERIEAVEVAGAPRSGVATDSPGLGRPRVWRFSAAIAISLLIAFGWFVIRDRWSPPENETVAILKAMDGCRWEAEPLSVGDELRTGQTFRLKEGVVEIQFASGATVVLKGPAALQLDSARGAHLQNGTLSAFVPSQAVGFVIDAPGLKVVDLGTRFGLTTTAGGATEVHVFEGQVQASLVDRQGESLQTVTLKKSEAAVIEPVKLTLSQSAAALDQFVFDHSLKQDSARRVPLAINGGSSWEGWTLQGASNQLGIYGSGSTDDVYNIYTTVFTFDNHTVSGKPAGSAGFAPGAHSVGAFANGHTVLGIGIERTSGSPIATPTVKFDLGNDSYAAASSVGGEDGKTNDSNAHAGDFNTQFNYDQRNTWKTETLAVFDGLGKFGELTGNRVTYDYAFRAFAVKDPASNQTFSCQLFFDLDAMDALYGPGNPGVGIGAFGSTLTFAINGAGSNHAVIENLSLVPGDHHQKPPSDIRPGKRYPD from the coding sequence ATGAATGACAAACCAAATCAACTCGATCGGTTGCAGCAGCTGGCCGACATCGCCTGGCGTGGCGAATTGAGCAGGGCCGAAGCGCGCGAATTGGAAGATCTATTGACGGACGATCCCGAAGCGCAGGAGTGCTTCGTCGATTATTTCCAACTCGATGCCGAGTTGCGGATGATTGTTAATTCGCAGCAATCGCTGAAAACGGTTCGCGAACGCATCGAAGCGGTGGAAGTGGCTGGGGCGCCCCGATCTGGTGTTGCGACTGACAGCCCCGGCCTCGGTCGGCCACGGGTATGGCGGTTCTCCGCGGCGATAGCGATTTCACTGTTGATTGCGTTCGGCTGGTTTGTGATCAGAGACCGTTGGTCGCCGCCGGAAAACGAAACGGTCGCGATATTGAAGGCAATGGACGGTTGCCGCTGGGAAGCAGAGCCGCTGTCGGTCGGCGATGAGCTTCGCACTGGGCAGACGTTTCGCCTAAAGGAAGGTGTCGTGGAGATCCAGTTCGCGAGCGGGGCGACCGTTGTCTTGAAGGGCCCGGCTGCCCTTCAACTTGACTCTGCACGCGGGGCTCATTTGCAAAATGGAACGCTCAGCGCCTTCGTTCCATCGCAAGCGGTTGGATTCGTGATTGATGCGCCGGGCCTCAAGGTTGTCGATCTGGGGACCCGCTTCGGCCTCACAACCACGGCAGGCGGCGCAACGGAAGTGCATGTATTCGAAGGCCAAGTCCAAGCGTCTTTGGTCGATCGACAGGGCGAATCTCTTCAAACGGTGACTTTGAAGAAGTCCGAGGCGGCCGTCATTGAACCCGTCAAGCTGACACTTTCGCAGTCCGCGGCCGCGCTCGACCAGTTTGTGTTCGACCATTCTCTGAAACAGGATTCCGCCAGGCGCGTCCCCCTTGCCATCAATGGCGGAAGTTCGTGGGAGGGCTGGACGCTTCAGGGTGCTTCCAACCAGCTTGGCATCTATGGCTCCGGCTCGACGGACGATGTCTACAACATCTATACCACCGTCTTCACCTTCGACAATCACACGGTGTCCGGCAAGCCCGCCGGCAGCGCAGGCTTCGCCCCCGGCGCCCACTCCGTCGGCGCGTTTGCCAACGGCCACACCGTCCTGGGCATCGGCATCGAAAGAACGTCGGGCAGTCCCATCGCCACTCCGACCGTCAAGTTTGACCTGGGCAACGACAGTTACGCTGCGGCTTCCTCGGTGGGTGGCGAGGACGGCAAGACCAACGATTCCAACGCGCACGCTGGCGACTTCAACACGCAATTCAATTACGACCAGCGCAATACCTGGAAAACGGAAACCCTGGCCGTCTTCGACGGTCTGGGAAAGTTTGGCGAACTAACCGGCAACCGTGTCACCTACGACTACGCTTTCCGCGCCTTCGCAGTGAAAGACCCTGCCTCCAACCAAACCTTTTCCTGTCAATTGTTCTTCGACCTTGATGCCATGGATGCGCTGTATGGCCCGGGCAACCCAGGTGTGGGCATCGGCGCCTTTGGCAGCACACTCACGTTTGCGATCAATGGCGCTGGCAGCAATCACGCCGTGATCGAGAACCTTTCCCTTGTTCCGGGCGATCATCATCAGAAACCGCCGAGCGACATTCGGCCTGGAAAACGATATCCGGATTAA
- a CDS encoding WD40 repeat domain-containing protein → MADQFADAKVIHTLPWNSEVISAVAFIGNDKVAAGNKHGDILIYNLPSESSDKLDPVRRLVGHTGAINRLLVTPDGNTLISASNDRTVKYWDAVSDAGEPGKVVLNDGFPLKGVVEKVDKLPTPPEPHEAQVIVQKPIKELTGHKEWIQGLALSQDGKRLVTGDDQGVIIVWDLPAGTELNRWQCKDWVRSLAISPDGKTVAVSQCVPGRSKNVVPPSFHFWDADTGEMKVDLTKETAGPHGMSAVAYSPDGKWLAMCRGSREVEGPTGKVTVHDPTTGKTICEFTPPHTRAANDVAFHPDGKHLFSAGRDQLVKIWQLEDGKLVRDLGTFVDRGFWITSLSISPDGRLLAAADDNGRKVLVYSLDGKP, encoded by the coding sequence ATGGCTGACCAGTTTGCCGACGCCAAAGTGATCCACACCTTGCCGTGGAACAGCGAAGTGATTTCCGCCGTCGCGTTCATTGGCAACGACAAAGTCGCGGCGGGCAACAAGCACGGCGACATTCTTATCTATAACCTCCCGTCTGAGAGTAGCGACAAGCTCGACCCGGTTCGCCGACTCGTCGGTCATACCGGCGCAATCAATCGTCTGCTCGTCACGCCGGACGGCAACACGCTCATCTCTGCAAGCAATGACCGAACCGTGAAATACTGGGATGCGGTCAGCGACGCTGGCGAGCCGGGCAAGGTGGTGCTTAACGATGGCTTCCCGTTGAAGGGCGTCGTCGAGAAAGTGGACAAGCTTCCCACTCCACCGGAGCCGCACGAGGCGCAAGTCATCGTGCAGAAGCCGATCAAGGAACTGACGGGCCACAAGGAATGGATCCAGGGGCTGGCGTTATCGCAGGATGGCAAACGGCTCGTCACCGGCGACGATCAAGGTGTCATCATCGTCTGGGACCTCCCTGCCGGGACAGAACTGAACCGCTGGCAGTGCAAAGACTGGGTGCGTAGCCTGGCGATTTCGCCCGACGGCAAGACCGTGGCCGTGTCGCAATGCGTCCCCGGCCGAAGCAAAAATGTCGTCCCGCCCAGCTTCCATTTCTGGGACGCCGACACGGGCGAAATGAAAGTTGATCTGACTAAGGAAACCGCGGGTCCTCACGGCATGTCAGCTGTCGCGTATTCCCCCGACGGCAAATGGCTGGCAATGTGTCGAGGCAGTCGAGAGGTGGAAGGCCCCACCGGCAAGGTGACAGTGCACGACCCGACTACTGGCAAGACAATTTGCGAATTCACCCCTCCCCATACCCGCGCCGCGAACGACGTTGCCTTCCATCCCGACGGCAAGCATCTCTTTTCCGCAGGGCGCGATCAACTCGTGAAGATTTGGCAACTTGAGGACGGCAAACTCGTCCGTGACCTTGGCACATTCGTGGACCGTGGTTTCTGGATCACGTCTCTCTCGATCTCGCCCGACGGACGCCTCCTCGCGGCGGCCGATGATAATGGACGGAAGGTCCTGGTTTATTCACTCGACGGTAAGCCATGA
- a CDS encoding DUF1552 domain-containing protein, translating to MNTNGLKMLTPDRRTVLKGVSLGAGAVVLQPFLNALAAEAAGEAPPLRIIFVMQGNGLWPHHIQPKGVDRKKADRLVDLPLADLELPEPIAPLEPFKNRLGIIQKLSHKISGGGDHGKQYGALGCFNWRRGPFGQTIDHALASARPSVIPVVGLGIQPSPEAVIVNTVSAAGPKRPQPMICQPDIAFQSLFGSVAEGNVGKSFQARNKLLDWIRSDIKRVEQALPAMDREKLDIYLDTFEQMRTRQDKVAEMKDRLKANLPMIDKCDGKLMTGRFEGQCAIAAAALASGLTNVVTLDASGVGHATWKELGVQTDGHAIGHMHPDQPERDRLCIPIRKFHAERIADLARRLDAVKEGNGTALDSTLIVWMSDSGEEHHGFCAEWPLVTLGNLGGRLKTAGRFLQFPAYQEGAKETANRTIRNFYLALLHAVGNKRESFGELDRQMPVASQVGPLTEILA from the coding sequence ATGAACACCAACGGCCTGAAAATGTTGACGCCGGATCGGCGGACTGTCCTGAAAGGCGTGTCGCTCGGCGCGGGGGCGGTTGTGCTGCAGCCGTTTTTGAATGCCCTGGCGGCAGAGGCGGCCGGCGAGGCTCCGCCGCTGCGGATCATCTTCGTGATGCAAGGCAACGGGCTCTGGCCGCATCACATTCAGCCCAAGGGAGTGGATCGAAAGAAGGCCGATCGGCTGGTCGATTTGCCGCTGGCCGATCTCGAATTGCCGGAACCGATCGCGCCGCTGGAGCCGTTCAAAAATCGGCTGGGGATCATCCAGAAGCTATCGCACAAGATTTCTGGCGGCGGCGATCACGGCAAACAGTACGGGGCGCTGGGCTGCTTCAACTGGCGGCGCGGGCCGTTCGGGCAAACGATCGACCACGCCTTGGCTTCGGCTCGGCCGAGCGTTATTCCGGTGGTGGGCCTTGGCATTCAGCCGTCTCCGGAGGCGGTCATCGTCAACACGGTGTCGGCCGCCGGCCCCAAACGACCCCAGCCGATGATTTGCCAACCCGACATCGCCTTTCAGTCGCTCTTTGGCAGTGTGGCGGAAGGGAACGTGGGCAAGTCATTCCAGGCGCGGAACAAGCTGCTCGATTGGATTCGCTCCGACATCAAGCGCGTCGAGCAGGCACTCCCCGCGATGGACCGCGAGAAGCTCGACATCTATCTCGACACGTTCGAGCAGATGCGGACTCGGCAGGACAAAGTGGCCGAGATGAAGGATCGCTTGAAAGCGAACCTCCCCATGATCGACAAGTGCGACGGAAAACTCATGACGGGGCGATTCGAGGGCCAATGCGCCATCGCCGCCGCCGCGCTCGCTTCGGGATTGACGAACGTCGTGACCCTCGATGCCTCGGGCGTTGGACACGCAACCTGGAAGGAACTCGGTGTGCAGACCGACGGCCACGCCATCGGACACATGCATCCGGACCAGCCCGAACGCGACAGGCTCTGCATCCCGATCCGCAAGTTCCACGCGGAACGCATCGCCGACCTCGCCCGACGGCTTGACGCGGTGAAAGAAGGAAACGGCACGGCACTCGACAGCACGCTGATCGTCTGGATGAGCGATTCGGGCGAAGAGCACCACGGGTTCTGTGCCGAGTGGCCGCTGGTGACGCTCGGCAATCTCGGCGGGCGGCTGAAGACGGCGGGACGCTTCCTGCAATTTCCGGCCTACCAGGAGGGAGCGAAGGAAACGGCGAACCGGACGATCCGCAATTTTTACCTCGCCCTGCTCCACGCCGTGGGGAACAAACGCGAGAGCTTCGGCGAGTTGGACCGACAAATGCCGGTCGCGTCCCAAGTGGGACCGCTGACGGAGATCTTGGCGTGA
- a CDS encoding DUF1501 domain-containing protein: MNLMKCSGPTTRRSFLKMGALGVGGLGLSDVMRARAAAGHVTAAPDTSVIFIWLAGGPSHMETYDMKPDAPEEYRGQFRPISTNVPGIDVCELLPLHAKCADKYTLIRSIAHTFNDHGGGSKRVMTGRIPATPTETVNDAPSVTSIVAKMRENIEIGLPNCIAGADGGRDKVDTYAMGSAYLGPKYAPFIFGGDPSSPKFEVKNLSVNPDIVDRLDSRMQLLKDFDQLRRKVDSSGVFDAVDSFNQKAISLMTNSKTREAFDLSGEPQALRDRYGKHAWGQRALLARRLVEAGCSFVTMVFENPNINGCFYNWDTHAVNHDHFKDAVKRSPVYDQAITALIEDLHERSLTKKVLLVVTGEFGRSPRISKADQGAKGLRYGREHWPQAMSVLVCGGGMRHGQVVGSTNDKGEHPVDRPLTPNDLWATVYRHLGINHRDAILDYNGRPQHILPFGEPIRELI; encoded by the coding sequence ATGAATTTAATGAAATGCAGTGGGCCGACGACTCGGCGATCGTTCCTCAAGATGGGCGCCCTTGGTGTCGGCGGTCTCGGCCTGAGCGACGTGATGCGGGCGCGGGCCGCAGCGGGGCACGTGACGGCGGCTCCGGATACGTCGGTGATTTTCATCTGGCTGGCTGGCGGGCCGTCGCACATGGAAACCTACGACATGAAGCCGGATGCTCCCGAGGAGTATCGCGGCCAGTTCCGGCCGATCTCGACCAATGTGCCGGGGATCGATGTGTGCGAATTGTTGCCGCTGCATGCCAAGTGCGCCGACAAATACACGCTGATTCGCAGTATCGCTCACACGTTCAACGATCATGGCGGGGGCAGCAAGCGAGTCATGACCGGCCGCATTCCGGCCACCCCCACCGAAACCGTCAATGACGCCCCGTCCGTTACGTCCATCGTGGCAAAGATGCGCGAGAACATTGAGATCGGATTGCCCAACTGCATCGCCGGCGCCGACGGCGGGCGCGACAAAGTGGACACCTACGCAATGGGCTCGGCGTATCTGGGGCCGAAGTACGCGCCGTTCATTTTTGGCGGCGACCCCAGCAGTCCGAAGTTCGAGGTCAAGAACCTGTCGGTCAACCCCGACATCGTCGACCGGCTAGATAGCCGCATGCAGTTGCTGAAGGACTTCGATCAACTGCGCCGCAAAGTGGATTCCAGCGGCGTGTTTGACGCCGTCGACAGCTTCAACCAAAAAGCGATCAGTCTGATGACCAACTCCAAGACGCGCGAGGCGTTTGATCTGTCGGGCGAACCGCAGGCGCTGCGTGATCGCTACGGCAAACACGCGTGGGGGCAGCGAGCGCTATTGGCTCGGCGGTTGGTTGAGGCCGGGTGCAGCTTTGTGACCATGGTCTTTGAAAACCCGAACATCAACGGTTGCTTCTACAACTGGGACACGCACGCGGTGAACCACGACCACTTCAAGGATGCCGTGAAACGCAGTCCGGTTTATGACCAAGCAATCACGGCGCTAATTGAGGATTTGCACGAGCGGTCACTGACCAAGAAGGTATTGCTGGTTGTCACGGGCGAGTTCGGCCGCTCTCCACGGATCAGCAAGGCTGACCAAGGAGCAAAAGGACTTCGATACGGCCGCGAACACTGGCCGCAAGCGATGTCGGTGCTGGTCTGCGGCGGCGGGATGCGGCACGGCCAGGTGGTCGGCTCGACGAACGACAAAGGCGAACATCCCGTCGATCGCCCACTGACGCCGAACGATCTGTGGGCGACGGTGTACCGCCACCTGGGCATCAATCATCGCGACGCGATCCTCGACTACAACGGCCGCCCGCAGCACATTTTGCCGTTTGGCGAGCCGATTCGGGAGTTAATTTGA
- a CDS encoding DUF1501 domain-containing protein: protein MKGLLTTAGGLAVANWGALTHSQTIAAEAKRTGKRCIMLYMGGGVSQIDTFDMKPGRPTAGPFLPIQTNVAGIQVCEYLPKIARHADKLAIIRSMRTTSVDHGIGGYHMHTCYPSSQRFPHAEFGAMVAKYCENPENDLPSFVKIGSGSGIYGAGYLGPQFEPFVVADDGKLPGFANPSVSAEIQDRRGELLNFMEQRFAAQRPGDPFAAHRTSELRTLRLMRARTTFDVSAEWEKAKGRYGDSDFGRACYTAFKLVAAGVPFVEAAHGDYDGHNDNFPTHKANLQVLDPAWASLLQDLHEGGLLENTLVVWTSEFGRTPAINFQAGRDHFGRAWTIVLAGGGIKGGQHYGASNRDGFEVEENPVNEGDLFATMYTALGINPRVQHYLGARPIWATPDGSKPIKELLG, encoded by the coding sequence ATGAAGGGATTGCTCACCACTGCGGGCGGTCTGGCCGTCGCGAACTGGGGCGCGCTGACCCATTCGCAGACGATCGCCGCCGAGGCGAAGCGAACTGGCAAACGCTGCATCATGTTGTACATGGGTGGCGGCGTCAGTCAGATCGATACCTTCGACATGAAGCCGGGTCGGCCGACCGCTGGCCCCTTCCTGCCGATTCAGACGAACGTCGCCGGCATCCAGGTCTGCGAGTATCTGCCGAAGATCGCCAGGCATGCCGACAAGCTGGCGATCATTCGCAGCATGCGAACGACTTCGGTCGATCACGGCATCGGCGGCTACCACATGCACACGTGCTATCCGTCGAGCCAACGCTTTCCGCACGCCGAATTCGGCGCGATGGTCGCGAAGTACTGCGAGAACCCAGAAAACGACTTGCCGAGCTTCGTCAAGATCGGGTCTGGAAGCGGAATTTACGGCGCGGGGTATCTGGGCCCACAATTCGAGCCGTTCGTCGTCGCAGACGACGGCAAACTCCCGGGGTTCGCCAATCCGAGCGTGTCGGCGGAAATTCAGGACCGTCGCGGTGAGCTATTGAACTTCATGGAACAACGATTTGCGGCGCAGCGTCCCGGCGATCCGTTCGCGGCCCATCGCACCTCCGAGCTTCGCACCCTCCGGCTCATGCGAGCGCGGACGACGTTCGACGTTAGCGCGGAATGGGAGAAAGCCAAGGGGCGGTACGGCGATAGCGACTTTGGCCGGGCTTGCTACACGGCGTTCAAGCTCGTCGCGGCCGGCGTCCCGTTTGTCGAGGCGGCTCACGGCGACTACGACGGCCACAACGACAACTTCCCGACCCACAAGGCCAATCTGCAGGTGCTCGATCCCGCTTGGGCGTCGCTTCTGCAGGATTTGCACGAGGGTGGGCTTCTCGAGAACACGCTGGTCGTTTGGACCAGCGAGTTCGGCCGCACGCCCGCCATCAACTTCCAAGCCGGGCGCGATCACTTCGGCCGAGCCTGGACGATCGTCCTCGCTGGCGGCGGCATCAAGGGTGGCCAGCATTACGGCGCCAGTAACCGCGATGGCTTCGAGGTGGAAGAAAATCCGGTCAACGAAGGGGACCTGTTCGCCACGATGTACACGGCGCTGGGGATCAATCCGCGCGTCCAGCATTACCTCGGCGCCCGCCCGATATGGGCCACGCCGGACGGCTCGAAGCCGATCAAGGAATTGCTGGGATAG
- a CDS encoding DUF1549 and DUF1553 domain-containing protein: MLMNQIFIGLLVASAWLWPEWVRAQESSLRDMIDREIKAGWEKEKLATPGRSTDAVFLRRVYLDLVGMIPSYEETTTFLGDTDPQKREKLIDKLLADPRFARQQAQVFDLSMLTRSHKVVEGTVGYRNRGRFRQWLAKQFEANEPYDRIAAKILQAEEDGSQLYFAVYRDTDEMVTSVSRFFLATQIQCAKCHDHPFESWTQKDYHGMAGFFVRTMSVEVPGKPEITNQQGKQYLVGEKTVGEAMFSLEEIDPKTKKKITTPIKPKFLTGEELTEPEPPQDYVEPKLKANELPPKPAFSRREKFIDWMIAKDNPFFARAAANRVWAQFMGRGFVHPVDDFNASNTPSNPELLKTIETDLVSHKFDLKWLIREIVNSEAYQAADLGEVTDAMPMFYERARIRPLSVEELTSSLHIAMGLGIESALKTEPSSQMMQYLGEPSDGQGRFQGSLSEHLFLHNGDQFRGLCRPNRGNLPEKLLMGTESWDEKVERMFLSVLSRPATTEERERFVQYLSVDTTDAKDPKLAAQRMEDAMWVLVSGSEFRFNR; the protein is encoded by the coding sequence ATGCTGATGAATCAAATCTTTATCGGATTGTTGGTCGCTTCGGCGTGGCTGTGGCCGGAGTGGGTTCGTGCCCAGGAAAGCAGCCTGCGCGACATGATTGATCGCGAGATCAAGGCCGGGTGGGAGAAAGAGAAGCTCGCGACACCGGGGCGGTCGACGGATGCCGTTTTTCTACGGCGGGTGTATCTCGATCTCGTCGGCATGATCCCAAGCTACGAGGAAACGACGACGTTTCTGGGCGACACCGATCCACAGAAGCGAGAAAAACTGATCGACAAACTACTGGCCGATCCGCGTTTCGCCCGGCAGCAAGCCCAAGTATTCGACCTCTCCATGCTGACTCGTAGTCACAAGGTGGTGGAAGGGACGGTCGGGTATCGCAACCGTGGAAGGTTCCGCCAGTGGCTGGCCAAGCAGTTCGAAGCCAACGAACCCTACGACCGAATCGCCGCCAAAATTCTCCAGGCTGAGGAAGATGGTTCGCAGCTCTATTTCGCCGTGTACAGAGATACGGACGAGATGGTCACCTCGGTCTCGCGATTTTTTCTCGCCACGCAGATTCAGTGCGCCAAGTGCCACGACCATCCGTTCGAGTCGTGGACGCAGAAGGACTACCATGGCATGGCCGGCTTTTTCGTCCGCACCATGTCCGTGGAAGTTCCGGGGAAGCCTGAGATCACCAATCAACAAGGCAAACAGTACCTCGTCGGCGAGAAGACCGTAGGCGAAGCGATGTTTTCGCTCGAAGAGATCGATCCGAAGACCAAGAAGAAGATAACGACTCCCATCAAGCCGAAGTTTCTCACCGGCGAAGAGTTGACGGAACCCGAACCGCCGCAGGATTACGTTGAGCCGAAGCTTAAGGCGAACGAGCTGCCGCCAAAGCCGGCCTTTTCGCGACGCGAGAAGTTCATCGATTGGATGATCGCGAAAGACAATCCGTTCTTCGCGCGGGCGGCGGCAAACCGGGTGTGGGCTCAGTTCATGGGGCGTGGTTTCGTGCATCCGGTCGACGACTTCAACGCGTCCAACACGCCGAGCAATCCCGAGTTGCTGAAGACGATCGAGACCGATTTGGTTTCCCACAAGTTCGACCTCAAATGGCTAATTCGGGAAATCGTCAACAGCGAGGCATATCAGGCGGCGGACCTGGGCGAGGTGACCGATGCCATGCCGATGTTCTACGAGCGCGCCCGGATTCGTCCGTTGAGCGTCGAGGAGTTGACGTCGTCTCTACACATTGCCATGGGGCTTGGCATCGAATCGGCTCTCAAAACGGAGCCAAGCTCTCAGATGATGCAGTACCTGGGCGAACCCTCGGACGGTCAGGGACGCTTTCAAGGGAGCCTGTCAGAGCACCTGTTCCTGCATAACGGCGATCAGTTCCGCGGCCTGTGCCGACCCAACAGGGGCAATTTGCCCGAGAAGTTGCTGATGGGGACGGAAAGTTGGGACGAGAAAGTCGAGCGCATGTTCCTGTCGGTGCTGAGCCGACCGGCCACCACCGAAGAGCGCGAGCGATTTGTCCAGTACCTTAGCGTTGACACGACGGACGCGAAGGACCCGAAACTGGCCGCTCAGCGCATGGAAGACGCTATGTGGGTCTTGGTGTCGGGTTCGGAGTTCCGGTTTAATCGATAG
- a CDS encoding sigma-70 family RNA polymerase sigma factor has protein sequence MSQAEYNDAFLELLARHGSQLFGYIYALVQNLHDADDLFQKTSVVLWKKFDGFEPGSDFMAWACRTAKFEVSSYVRTRRRDRCLFSDPLLEQLAVSQRDRSEHLQQRRTALEKCLDKLSEKDRRLVDLCYSGEGNIKQTAAKLERPVGSVYDSLSRVRRALKECVQQMLAAEGC, from the coding sequence ATGAGTCAAGCTGAATACAACGACGCTTTCCTCGAATTGTTGGCCCGGCATGGCAGCCAACTGTTTGGGTACATTTATGCGCTCGTACAGAACCTGCATGATGCCGACGATTTGTTCCAAAAGACGAGTGTGGTGTTGTGGAAAAAGTTTGACGGTTTCGAGCCGGGATCGGACTTCATGGCTTGGGCCTGCCGGACGGCAAAGTTTGAAGTGAGTAGTTACGTCCGTACTCGCCGCCGAGATCGCTGCTTGTTCAGCGACCCGCTGCTGGAGCAATTGGCGGTGAGTCAGCGAGATCGCTCGGAGCATTTGCAACAGCGACGCACGGCACTGGAAAAGTGTTTGGACAAACTGTCAGAGAAAGACCGCCGGTTGGTCGATTTGTGCTATTCCGGCGAGGGAAACATCAAACAAACCGCCGCAAAATTAGAACGGCCGGTTGGCAGTGTTTACGATTCGTTATCGCGAGTTCGTCGAGCGTTGAAAGAATGCGTGCAGCAAATGTTGGCTGCGGAAGGGTGCTGA
- a CDS encoding integrase core domain-containing protein → MSFVLQPWQLLFVILSGWIHHRQQQIIEFQNEQIRSLLSQLGKKRISLTDDQRRILAVKGKALGRKTLRELTTIVTPDTILRWHRELVAKKWDQSEKRESVGRPRIRQVIVDLILRFAQENPTWGYDRIQGALANVGYHISDTTVGNVLKQHGIEPAPDRQRQTTWATFLKAHWDVLAAIDFTTIEVWTKAGLVTWNLLFVMELKTRRVHFAGCTPHPDEPWMKQIARNLTDYEGFLLGKRYLLMDRDTKFCRAFRHILKREGARPLLLPPRSPNWNAFIERFMRSLKSEALSRMIFFGESSLRRAVSSFLEHYHGERNHQGLESKLIQPADEVGQLAGKIECQERLGGLLKYYQRKAA, encoded by the coding sequence ATGAGCTTCGTACTTCAACCTTGGCAGTTGCTGTTCGTCATCCTTTCGGGTTGGATTCATCACAGGCAACAACAAATCATCGAGTTCCAGAACGAGCAGATCCGGTCCCTGCTCAGCCAATTGGGCAAGAAACGCATCAGCTTGACCGACGACCAGCGGCGCATTTTGGCCGTCAAAGGCAAGGCGCTCGGCCGGAAGACCTTGCGGGAGTTGACCACGATCGTGACACCTGACACGATTCTCCGCTGGCATCGCGAACTGGTGGCGAAGAAGTGGGACCAGAGCGAGAAACGCGAATCCGTCGGCAGACCGCGCATCCGCCAGGTGATCGTGGATCTGATCCTCCGGTTCGCCCAGGAGAACCCCACCTGGGGCTACGACCGAATCCAGGGCGCTCTGGCCAATGTCGGCTACCACATCTCCGACACGACGGTGGGCAACGTCCTCAAGCAGCACGGCATCGAACCGGCTCCTGATCGCCAGCGCCAGACCACCTGGGCCACGTTTCTCAAGGCCCATTGGGACGTTTTAGCGGCGATTGATTTCACCACAATAGAAGTCTGGACCAAGGCTGGATTAGTCACCTGGAACTTGCTGTTCGTAATGGAACTCAAGACGCGCCGCGTTCACTTCGCCGGCTGCACTCCCCATCCCGACGAGCCGTGGATGAAGCAAATCGCCAGGAACCTGACCGACTACGAGGGCTTTCTACTCGGCAAGCGTTACCTGCTCATGGACCGCGACACGAAGTTCTGTCGGGCCTTCCGCCACATCTTGAAAAGGGAGGGCGCCCGACCGCTGCTACTGCCCCCGCGCAGCCCCAATTGGAACGCTTTCATCGAACGGTTCATGAGGAGCCTCAAATCCGAGGCGCTGTCGCGCATGATCTTCTTCGGTGAAAGCTCGCTGCGCCGAGCTGTTTCGTCTTTCCTTGAGCACTACCACGGCGAGCGAAACCACCAAGGACTGGAAAGTAAACTGATCCAGCCCGCTGATGAAGTCGGTCAGCTTGCGGGCAAAATCGAGTGCCAAGAGCGGTTGGGCGGACTGCTGAAGTACTACCAGCGCAAAGCAGCGTGA
- a CDS encoding IS110 family transposase, which translates to MTQVTHSCNVSPVLFIGIDWADQAHDCYIIDSQGNGRHQTFKQTPEAIDRWVGQMLELSGGKPIAIMLEQSKGPLVYALMFHPELLLYPINPKQFARYRESYPGGDAKSDPSDARYIARMLRERISTLKPWIADDEATRGLANLSEQRRKIVNGQVIQRQQLTAHLKSYFPLLLELFGQSNRLGLLLKMVGRWSDPRKLRRADRQLVDRVLRENGIRNQAQREALIERIRSSKLLTSVILRLKRYQLTVWERVGAWWCCLTYLSSVVDPVCALVLFGAFSEFPKR; encoded by the coding sequence ATGACTCAAGTAACACACTCTTGCAACGTTTCACCCGTTCTATTCATTGGAATCGACTGGGCCGATCAAGCTCACGATTGCTACATCATCGACTCTCAAGGCAACGGACGGCATCAGACATTCAAGCAGACGCCCGAGGCAATTGATCGGTGGGTCGGGCAAATGCTTGAGCTGTCCGGCGGCAAACCCATTGCCATCATGCTCGAACAGTCCAAGGGACCGCTGGTTTACGCCCTCATGTTTCACCCCGAGCTCCTGTTGTATCCCATCAATCCCAAGCAGTTCGCCAGGTATCGCGAGAGTTATCCCGGCGGCGACGCCAAAAGCGATCCGTCCGACGCCCGCTACATCGCGAGGATGCTGCGGGAACGAATCAGCACGCTGAAGCCTTGGATCGCCGACGACGAAGCGACCCGGGGATTAGCGAATCTTTCCGAGCAACGACGCAAAATTGTCAACGGCCAAGTCATTCAGCGTCAGCAGTTGACCGCTCATTTGAAGTCGTATTTCCCGCTTCTTTTGGAGCTTTTCGGCCAAAGCAATCGACTCGGACTGCTGTTGAAAATGGTTGGACGTTGGAGCGATCCTCGGAAACTTCGCCGCGCCGATCGGCAACTCGTCGATCGAGTTCTGCGTGAAAATGGGATTCGCAACCAGGCGCAACGTGAAGCACTCATTGAACGCATCAGAAGTTCGAAGTTGCTGACCAGTGTCATTTTGCGCCTCAAACGGTACCAGTTGACGGTTTGGGAGCGGGTTGGGGCTTGGTGGTGCTGTTTGACTTATTTGTCTTCGGTCGTGGACCCGGTTTGCGCTCTGGTACTGTTTGGCGCTTTTTCAGAATTTCCCAAACGGTAG